Sequence from the Corallococcus sp. EGB genome:
CGGCTCCACATCCGTGGCGGCGGCTCCCTCGATGAGGGAGACGGAGATGTGCACGCCGTCCTCTTCGACGCGCTCGACGCCGGTGCGCAGGTCGTCGTCCTCGTCGGACGCCCCTGGCGTGGGCAGGCCCTCCGGGTCACGGCGCCAGGCATCGGCGGTCCAGACGTCTCCGGGCTCCTCGGGGGGAGGCGGCACGTCCTTCGGATCCCGGCGCCAGGCGTCCGCGGTCCAGACCTCGTCCTCGTCGGCGTCGCGATCCTCCGCGGAGGAGTGGGTTCGCTCCTCGGGGTTCGGGGAGTGGCGGTCCAGCACCTCGTCCACGGCGACGCCCGCGGTGGCCTCGGCCACCTGGGTCGCGACGGCGGTGGCGACCTCCCGCTCGGGGCCATCGGCGTTGCCGTCGTCCAGCACCTGCTTCACGGCGGACTCAGCCAGCTCCGCGACCATCTCCGTCGCGAGCACGCGCTCGATTTCGCGGTCCGGGGTCTGGCGCCCCTCGAACAGCTCATCCACGGCCGTCTTCGCGGCGGCCTCCGCTGCGTCCGAGGCGAGCGCCTCCGTCAGGGCGCGATCCACCTTGCGCTCCTGAGGGAGCGCGCCTTGCGCCTCGTCCGCGAGCACCTGGGGCCGGGACGGACCGGGCCCGGCGGCGGGGCCCGGCGTGGAGGGCTCTCGCAGCGGAGCGGTCTCTTCACTGGGAGCGTGCGGCGCCTGGGCGCGGGTGTCCTGCTCGTGCGTCGCGCCCCCGCGCCCGTTCGCGCGGGCCTCGAACTTGTGGACCTTGGCGGCGGGCGTCCTCGGCATCGCAGGCGCGGCCTGCTTCGTCTCCGCGGCCTTGCCACCCTTCGGGGCCTTCGCCTGCGCGCCGGACTTCGACGCGCCGCCCTTCGCGGCCTTCGCCTTGCTCGCGGACTTCGCGCCCTTGCCGGACTTCGGCGACGCGGACTTCTTCGCGGCTTTCTCGGCCGCGTCGTCCTTCACCTCGCCCGTGCGAGGCGCGGCACCCCGCTGGAAGGGATCATTCCCGAGGACACCCTTGGTCATGACTGGCTCCTTCTGAGCGCCGAGGCGGCGTCCCTGACGTGGTGGAGGGGCACGA
This genomic interval carries:
- a CDS encoding 1-acyl-sn-glycerol-3-phosphate acyltransferase, with the translated sequence MTKGVLGNDPFQRGAAPRTGEVKDDAAEKAAKKSASPKSGKGAKSASKAKAAKGGASKSGAQAKAPKGGKAAETKQAAPAMPRTPAAKVHKFEARANGRGGATHEQDTRAQAPHAPSEETAPLREPSTPGPAAGPGPSRPQVLADEAQGALPQERKVDRALTEALASDAAEAAAKTAVDELFEGRQTPDREIERVLATEMVAELAESAVKQVLDDGNADGPEREVATAVATQVAEATAGVAVDEVLDRHSPNPEERTHSSAEDRDADEDEVWTADAWRRDPKDVPPPPEEPGDVWTADAWRRDPEGLPTPGASDEDDDLRTGVERVEEDGVHISVSLIEGAAATDVEPEVELPDESHDELPPSRRPLSLVNEPGEAPREEAPEREEPTVEGPEESAPAPGFAGRAAGVLSLAKEIAGQALASEGLGRAVSAMHGLVEAVRTSLGTGGGSRLDDYGKDAELVENLQPVLDFLYEQYWRVSVEGVDQVPRGAAILVANHSGALPYDGLVMAQALLRERPDLLEARWLVEDQVFHAPMLGTLFNRLGAVRASPENALRLLDERRPLVVFPEGYQGASKPFAERYRLKRFGRGGFVKLALRTGAPIVPVAIVGAEETSPLLGRIPGGFLGFPSLPLTAPGPLPAKWTIRFGEPLTMDGLPQEAADDLGEVQRLTERTRESIQSMLQALLRERRSVFTG